The sequence below is a genomic window from Acetivibrio clariflavus DSM 19732.
GTCTCTGTATATATCTTACATGCTTCAATCAATTTGTCAATAGAATACCGTTTATTTACAGGCATAATTTTTTCTCTATCCTCATCATTGGGTGCATGCAACGATATGGATAAAGTAACAGGCAAATTCTCTTCGGACAACTTTAAAATTTCAGGCACAAGACCGCAAGTAGAAACTGAAATATGCCTTGCTCCGATATTCATGCCTTCTTTATGATTTACAAGCCGGATAAATTTGATTAAATTATCGTAATTGTCAAAGGGTTCTCCTATTCCCATCACTACAATGTTTCCTATTCTGCTTCCTGCATCTTTTTGAATTGTTATTACCTGGTCCAACATTTCCGAAGCCGTGAGATTTCTTACAAATCCTGCACCCGTAGAGGCACAAAACTTGCACCCCATTTTGCACCCCACCTGGGACGATATACAAACTGATAATCCATGCTGGTACTTCATCAATACACTTTCAATTATATTCCCATCCATAAGTTTGAACAAGTATTTAGTTGTTCCATCTATTTTCGATACAAGTTTATTAACAATCTCCAACTTGTTTATATACGCCGAAGCTTTAAGCCTTTCCCGTATATCTTTTGAAAGGTTTGTCATTTGGTCAATATCCTTAATCCCCTTATTGACCCACTGAAAAACCTGTTTTGCTCTATACTTCTGTTGTCCCATTTGGATAAATAACTCTTCCA
It includes:
- the rlmN gene encoding 23S rRNA (adenine(2503)-C(2))-methyltransferase RlmN, producing the protein MDGKVDLLNLTIDELEELFIQMGQQKYRAKQVFQWVNKGIKDIDQMTNLSKDIRERLKASAYINKLEIVNKLVSKIDGTTKYLFKLMDGNIIESVLMKYQHGLSVCISSQVGCKMGCKFCASTGAGFVRNLTASEMLDQVITIQKDAGSRIGNIVVMGIGEPFDNYDNLIKFIRLVNHKEGMNIGARHISVSTCGLVPEILKLSEENLPVTLSISLHAPNDEDREKIMPVNKRYSIDKLIEACKIYTETTKRRITFEYALIDGVNDTFECAKQLSDLLKGMLCHVNLIPVNSVTNTGFKKSSRERVMKFKSVLEKHGIETTVRRELGADINAACGQLRRSLIESAKDK